One window of the Cryptomeria japonica chromosome 7, Sugi_1.0, whole genome shotgun sequence genome contains the following:
- the LOC131073432 gene encoding TMV resistance protein N-like — MVKETLCFCNAQKYTAILLSAAEITTCGPSTQNTCSTSGGHAFDQIIPLASASVTSSSRTKHMPYQVFINHCGQDVKETLASRIYNSLEGTGVRVFLDKTELNHGDFFPLAIEAAMRSASFHIAIFSEHYAQSPWCLAELAFMIEIGETIVPVFYHVEPFDLRWAIKGKGKYADALSEHESKGRIASEELHRWKMALHRVSFCHGYIIKNTE, encoded by the exons ATGGTCAAAGAGACATTATGTTTCTGTAACGCTCAGAAGTACACGGCTATCCTGTTGTCCGCAGCGGAAATCACAACATGCGGCCCTTCAACGCAGAATACCTG TTCTACATCTGGTGGGCATGCTTTCGATCAAATAATACCACTAGCGTCTGCTTCTGTTACATCCTCATCTAGAACTAAACACATGCCCTACCAGGTATTTATTAATCATTGTGGACAAGATGTCAAAGAGACGCTAGCAAGCCGTATCTACAATTCCCTCGAGGGCACGGGAGTACGAGTATTTCTAGACAAAACTGAGCTGAATCATGGGGATTTCTTCCCTCTAGCTATAGAAGCAGCAATGCGTAGTGCTTCATTTCATATAGCCATTTTTTCTGAGCATTATGCTCAGTCCCCCTGGTGCTTAGCTGAACTAGCATTTATGATCGAAATTGGCGAAACAATTGTTCCCGTCTTCTATCATGTTGAGCCTTTTGATTTAAGATGGGCGATTAAGGGAAAAGGAAAGTATGCAGATGCCTTATCTGAGCACGAAAGCAAGGGTAGAATCGCTTCAGAAGAACTTCACCGGTGGAAAATGGCACTCCACAGGGTTTCATTTTGTCATGGCTACATTATTAAAAATACAGAATAA